The Dreissena polymorpha isolate Duluth1 chromosome 2, UMN_Dpol_1.0, whole genome shotgun sequence nucleotide sequence actGAGTGTTTATAAACACAAGACCATCAAGACAGCAATCATTttagaagtacatgtatgtattaaaatattctactttttatgcccctggtagggtggcatatagcagttgaactgtcagtccgtctgtctatcAGTCTGTCAGTCTTTGCGTCCGTccgaaattttaacattggccataacttttgcaagttcaagatagcaagttgatatttggcatgcatgtgtacctcatggagctgcacattttgagtggtgaaaggtcaatgtcatctttcaaggtcaaaagtcaaaaaatacaatccaagggaagtacatgtaataagctttaaaagggagataatttctaaacctgctaaagatatattgaaattttatttcaaagcagcgcaataaggggctttgtgtttctgaaaaacacatctctagTTTGAAAATACAATACCACAAATGTGACATAAGTTTTTGATATGCTCTTTTGCTCACTATGTAGAAACATTGAATATAACTATTCTTTAACTGGTTATGTAAGGTCAATAAAAGTGAAGTGACTACATTTTTTGTGTAATTCTATGCACAACACAAACGCATTAATGCAttgaacaattattaataatttaaaactcaATAAAATTGACCATTCATCACTCAACTCTACAAACAATTGTTAACCCCATTAGCTTAATTCAACCAGTGGATTGTTTGCATTCCTGTGTTTTTAGTGCATTTTTCATGTCTGTTATCAGGTTATTACAGTTAGTACGCTTCGTGAGGTTAGCTTCCATCTATTAAAATAATTTCTAGTACAGAAACTTATAAAGTCATCAACATGATATATATTCCTGCAGAATTATCAATGCCTGTTTAATATTTGCAAACCATAAATTGGCACTATAATGAAACTATGTGTTTATTTTCCCATTCCCAGCTGTGCCGTTCTGACATGTTCCAGTGCCTTGTAGCCATGATGTTGTCAATGATGGTGGATGTGGACCATTTCCTAGCTGCAGGATCATTAAGTCTCAAGGTAAAGTCTAGGCCTCTGGGTGGGATGTTGATTCTAGTACATCCTCCTTAGTAATAATTAAATGCGTGTATTGCAGTTCTCTAAGTGATGGTATGATTCACATAGCTACCGTGCTGGTCTTAAGATCTTTACTGAACCTTAATTAATTCACCCAAAATGCTCttaaaaaatcaaacacaaaaaTATGTAATTGACAAAAACATTGTTCTGTGTCAGACAAAAATGTTCTACAAATGGGGAAAAAAGCTGCAGACCAGTTGTAAATTTAACATGTCTAAATTGAGTCTGCAATAAGTATGCCTAGATGTGGAACATCACAATGTATCAGACTTGTATCTAAGTCTTGTTATTGGGATATGCTGCTgacctttttaaccaggtttttctaAGGAAACAACTGGTTATAGATTGGCGattgtcggcgggcgggcgggtggaacaagcttgtccgggccataactatgtcgttcattgtgatatttgaaaataatttggcacatttgtccaccatcattggaaggtgtgtcatgagaaggaattacgtcgatatctgcgtACTACAACATGATATTTCATGCTGCACTCTGACACTGTAACATGTACTACAACACAATATTTCAGGCTGCACTTTCATTTCACTGACAATATTACATGTACTACAACACGATATTTCAGGCAGCACTTTCGCTCCCGTCCAGACCGCCATTTCATGCTTCAACAGTGATCCTAGTAACAGACATCATCTTGCTCACCCTAGCAACCATTTTGAAGTCTCATAGACTCGTTACTATGGTGATGATGTTCACCATGTCCTGGTTCTCTCACCACCTGCGGGACGCGGAGAGGAGGGGCCTGTGGTTCTACCCCCTGGGGAACACTCCGCCCCTTCCGAAGACAGTTTATATTGGGATTATTGTTTGCATGACAATAGTTTTTAGATATTTATTCCTGTATTATGTAAGGCCTATAGCAAGAGAAAAAATTGTTCAAACTGATGGAATTGTTTGAAGAATGAAATCTGTGATAGGATTTGTGATAATAtcttatttgttttgaaaagtaTACGTGTacacataatataataaatatattaaattagttaGATTTTAGGTAGGTACCAACGAAACCATTTTTGTTAACGGTGTCTAAAATAGTTTTGGATATTGAAGAAgaaatacgtttaaaatatacTTTCTAACTAGTCATTGTGATTTCAAAATTTAATCGTGTTTAGGATTAACAcagttaaaattatattaaaatttatatgcCCATACCTTTCTGAATGGAAATTAGAACGGACATCATTACTTGATATTGGACAGcggaattgaccagtcgccaaattatcgatagCTCCGcacacatagtcacgtggtctagtgattagaaaactccgacaagcagatcgcaattatagcggattacgtgagggaaattctatatttgtaatgatgtattatgctcttttctataaaataaatttttaaagccgcacactaaactaaactgctttgtaaaacgttaatacaatcataaaaaactttagagagaaatggcgtaatcaaaataaatgagttaacggcagactgactatcagaaacgtttcttatacatattatatagggaggtgatgaaaaatccgttgtaaaaatgagcatttatttcatattgattttgaacttgtattcaaccgtctgacagtgaacccggtggctattcatatataattttgaaaatatttttattaaattcaaatgacatatccatatcatgatgggttttttgtttattaaaaatgtttagatctttgttttattgtgttatttttaaaaagacaccgatttttttatttagatataaattaaattttgattgtaaccataatttaatacaggcctgatttcgtggtttcattaacagatagtctaatatgcattttattacatttatgtttaatgcgaacctgttacatttcactatcaaaaaatgaaatgttggtattacggtgctgttcacgaacattcaaattgaatacatttagcatattatgcatttgcttatttataacaagatggcccttatatggtaattgcaattttcacatttctccccgtatcaatatatgttgtattagaaatgttgttgttgtaatataagccgtacattttacacttgaagtcgctttaagctagctaagccgcattgaaatcacctttttgttgtttttactttagttaaaacaatatttaagttaacaatttatgatgatttcccttgtttatggtccacagaaaataaatatataccggtaattggaaatcatttaagtaattaaatagttttcttttcttgtgtacagtacctaataatgccttaatgttccttcattctgagatccacgcaacatactgttatttattaatcatcgacaattacgctgagattaataagcacgtgtgcaattattatgttgcccaaactgcttaataatattgtgcatcaaacggtataacacgttttatagaacacacacctggtgtggtcaaactatttattgtgtttgttttctcattactcgttcatattttcaagaaataaagataaaataataaccttttattcagtacgtatagcacctacaattttgaataatgatcgatcagtaatgatcatgcatttgatataaaatctgtgtaaactcttaaaaattacgtccattccatatgttcaacacgctttgtttgtcggacaaaatggcggccagataagcgttgctgaggggtgtgtgaaaaatcgatatctgattggctgatcgacaaaatgtggacggagttggcgactggtcaattatctGGGAGATAACTTGATGATTACCTTTGCTAACAATGGCCAtagtttttttgttcaaatatagtTTATTTCGACCTATAAGAAAGGTCATCTTGATTCTATGCTGTTTCGTGTACACAATTGTTATCAACGTATTGGTTTGATTCCTTTCAAACATTTTGAAGAACTATTTTGCATATTTCaatcttttattattttgtggTAACAGTTTTTTTTGCTCAGTCGTTTCTTTTTTATCAATTGTTACTAAAACTGTTGGTAATATATTAACAAACCATTTctatattaattaattgtttatatgtTGTTCGAAATAATATGCAGCCAATAAAGTTAGAAAATTGTTCAAACTGTCTTTGTATTGgcctaaatttataaatatattattacctTGAATATAAAGTAAGGTAGGTGTAATAGAACGATGATTTTGTGGCAAAATATATCCACAGATTCACTCGTCACCTACTAACTTTCTTGCTAACCTTTTTCATATGTTAGCATTTCAAAATACAGGTGAACTTTGAAAACAACCATTATGATTTTTATTGATcagattaaaatatttattcaatacatTGGGGAGAAAGTGTTGGGGGGGGTATGGGGAACATTAACAAAAATGGTATTTCTTTTTTCATTATTATCCTTTTGACTAGGATATTGTCATGTGAATGCTAAAAACATCTAAAAGCACATCTTGTGCATATAACAATAAAGCAAATCAGAGTGAAGCTAGTACGCAGATATTGATTCAATGAACATGTTATACAAGTTTATCACCATTTTCCGTTTGACCAACGCAAAGGTGTCTAACGGTCAACCCTAGGCGTTTGCAGAAGGTGTGCAAATACAGTAACATGTTGTGCGTTTATAATTATCGTGCCTCCGTCGTGAGGGCAGTGACTAGTTAGCGTTCAAACAACGTTCGTAGCAAGAGGCcagatttaaaatcaaaatatgtcCATGATTGGTGCTGCCActaataattgtttttttctattattaagATTGAAACGATAATGCACCGATGCAACATTTGATTTTTCATCTGATACcttaatacaataaaaaacataagGACTACAGAAGACCTCAAATGCCATAGATTTGTTTATGATGAAGTCAATCGGATTGTTAAATGCAGAGACCatacagagacgtagataactggTATATACGTTTCGGTTAAATAACTTCATAAATGAGTTAAACATCGTATTTCATACGTATAATGGGGAACATGTCGTAATATATGCTTCGACGATGCTAAATTATAGCTTCGTTGAATTTTTCATTAATGGTAAAAGCAATGTCTGTGGATATTCTACACTATCTCTCATAGTATTGGCCCTCCTCATAGTATAGTGACTAAACAAAAGACCCtaaagaagtgctggaaagttaatgttttttcgTTTTTCAAAAGTCGTAATTTATTTATCCAGGATTATTGCCACGACCATTCTCACGCTTTAAGGTGTTTATAATTAGAACTGAGCCTTAAGTTATTCattaggtcatgtttattccagagtgatgctatgatttttagctcggctttttcggagaaaacccgaagtattgtcatagccagctcgtcgtccgccgtgctaaaaccttgacattttcctctaacatcaaagtgcttccacctacaactttgaaacttcatatgtagatgcaccatgACGAGTTCTacgcgccacacccattttgggtcactaggtaaaagatcaaggtcaccgtgacctctaaaaaaataattctgacaagcttccgcagccgagcgtggcacccgttatgcggtgctcttgttaaattacgtaacacacaattatgttagtttgtttatgaatTAATAGTAGCtttctcaaatgtttttatgctgctcttttaaacaaaatgtaaaactattttaagaacaacacgAGTATAGTTTCATTTTTCCATTCAAAATAccatttttagaacaagcacatgcacaAAGTAACCCATCTTAGCCACCAACCAGAATAgccgatattatgagaaccaTTGTAAATGGTACAGATTACTACATGGGGCTAAGTCTAGTCAGTATTTTGTCGAATAAATgtcgatttaaatgcagttttcgttgcttagacatttaactatatattgacatataccaaatgcgtgtttttgtatttgttcatttacaaaattcatatgtattcattaagagcgCCGATACTTCGGATAGAtatgctaaatgttttttttcggGAAAAGTAACTCTCACCGGTTTTATTGGTGAACAAATATGTGTATGTTTACTAAAGCGAAACATGTAAAGTTTGATACTTTTCAAGACAATTTAACATTCCACTGAACAGCATAAaaaacaagaagaagaagaagaagaaaaaaatacaatatatatgttttaaacaaatcTGATGTAATCTCTTGCACGTACGTTACAATAGTAAATAAATCTTTCATAGCATACATATTTACAACAAATTTCCAAAATAAACACAGATAcatctttatttatttcatgtaaatgagtggataataatACTGCATGCTACCGGTAATCGGATAATATCACTCCAGTTCGAGTGAAATGATAATGTTTGGTCACCATACTCCGTCCTGGTGCCACGTTTTTTTTTGGACAccttgtaaataataataatatgcaaataaattatTAGTAAGTGTCAAACTCGAcctgttcataaaaaaattcaaacaatataaattcaaccaattatatattttttccttaaattatataatttgataGAAAGAAGTTCTGGGTGTCGTGTAAACGTATGCTTAAATAGACAAGCAGGTTAATGGCCTTCTTATTTGCATAGTTTGCGCTCCACTTTTTTCCTGTTACAAAAATAAGTCAATTGTTGGTGGAAGTTAGACAAGAATCAT carries:
- the LOC127869419 gene encoding transmembrane protein 267-like isoform X2, yielding MLVDTRLFIQEAALVTTCLLGDHLLKSSLARQRYVVAVCDSVTHGLIGGISWAILTNATCLVAMMLSMMVDVDHFLAAGSLSLKAALSLPSRPPFHASTVILVTDIILLTLATILKSHRLVTMVMMFTMSWFSHHLRDAERRGLWFYPLGNTPPLPKTVYIGIIVCMTIVFRYLFLYYVRPIAREKIVQTDGIV
- the LOC127869419 gene encoding transmembrane protein 267-like isoform X1 is translated as MLVDTRLFIQEAALVTTCLLGDHLLKSSLARQRYVVAVCDSVTHGLIGGISWAILTNATLCRSDMFQCLVAMMLSMMVDVDHFLAAGSLSLKAALSLPSRPPFHASTVILVTDIILLTLATILKSHRLVTMVMMFTMSWFSHHLRDAERRGLWFYPLGNTPPLPKTVYIGIIVCMTIVFRYLFLYYVRPIAREKIVQTDGIV